A part of Dehalogenimonas sp. W genomic DNA contains:
- the glgB gene encoding 1,4-alpha-glucan branching protein GlgB, whose product MPHKHSLVYYDFTLLSDTDLHLFNEGTHYQLYNKLGAHTTVRLGEPGCFFAVWAPDATEVSVIGDFNQWNPDSHRLQPRGDSGIWEGFIPAAAGTLYKYQITSRHNKLPLIKADPVAFAAESPPGTASRVWDFGYQWQDHDWMSCRGTKNGLNSPISIYEVHLGSWRRRQDGSFLSYREIGPLLTDYVKSNNFSHVEFMPLMEHPFYGSWGYQISGYFAPTARYGNPDDLMYLIDYLHRSGVGVILDWVPSHFPNDSHGLAGFDGTHLYEHADRRQGFHPEWKSCIFNYGRHEVQAFLISNALFWLDIYHADGLRVDGVASMLYLDYARQPSQWEPNKYGGRENLAAVDFIKKLNTEIYRRFPDTHSIAEESTAWPMVSRPVHLGGLGFGFKWDMGWMHDTLSYFNQDPINRGYHHGKLTFRGLYAFSENYVLPLSHDEVVHGKASLLAKMPGDDWQKFANLRLLFTYMFAAPGKKLLFMGGEFGQWHEWQHDEELNWGLLDFARHHQLLKLVAELNRLYSEYPALYQLDTAPEGFKWLVPDDSVSSVIIFMRLGQASENPLIVALNMTPVTRQGYRATLPEAGRWQVIFSSDAVCYGGSGMPVPEIFNTFPEHETQILSLDLPPLGGLILAPVTSD is encoded by the coding sequence ATGCCTCACAAGCATAGCCTGGTTTATTATGATTTTACTCTGTTGAGTGACACCGACCTTCATCTCTTCAATGAAGGAACCCATTATCAACTTTACAACAAATTGGGCGCCCACACGACGGTAAGACTTGGCGAACCAGGATGTTTTTTTGCCGTCTGGGCGCCAGATGCCACTGAAGTCTCGGTCATCGGCGATTTCAACCAATGGAACCCTGATAGCCATCGGCTGCAACCACGGGGCGATTCCGGTATCTGGGAAGGTTTCATTCCGGCAGCTGCCGGCACCCTTTATAAGTACCAGATTACTTCCCGCCATAACAAACTCCCCCTTATCAAAGCCGACCCTGTGGCCTTCGCCGCTGAATCACCGCCCGGAACCGCGTCCCGAGTCTGGGATTTTGGTTATCAATGGCAAGACCATGATTGGATGAGTTGCCGCGGCACCAAAAACGGATTGAATTCCCCGATCAGCATCTACGAGGTCCACCTGGGTTCCTGGCGTCGCCGACAAGACGGCAGCTTCCTCAGTTATAGAGAAATAGGGCCGCTACTCACAGATTATGTTAAATCAAATAATTTCAGTCATGTAGAATTTATGCCGTTGATGGAGCACCCTTTCTATGGTTCATGGGGCTACCAGATCAGCGGCTATTTTGCGCCTACCGCCCGTTACGGTAATCCTGATGATTTGATGTATCTGATTGACTATCTGCACCGCAGTGGTGTCGGCGTGATTCTGGATTGGGTTCCATCTCATTTTCCAAATGATAGCCACGGATTAGCTGGTTTTGACGGTACCCATCTTTATGAGCACGCCGACCGACGTCAGGGTTTCCACCCGGAATGGAAATCCTGTATTTTTAATTACGGCCGTCACGAGGTCCAGGCGTTTCTAATCTCCAATGCCCTGTTCTGGCTGGATATCTATCACGCGGACGGACTGCGGGTCGACGGAGTAGCCTCCATGCTATATCTGGACTATGCCCGCCAACCCAGCCAGTGGGAGCCCAATAAATACGGCGGTCGGGAGAACCTGGCGGCGGTGGATTTCATAAAAAAGTTAAATACTGAGATTTATCGTCGTTTCCCGGATACTCACAGTATCGCCGAAGAATCCACCGCCTGGCCGATGGTTTCTCGTCCGGTACACCTGGGTGGATTGGGCTTTGGATTCAAATGGGACATGGGTTGGATGCACGATACGCTCAGTTATTTTAACCAGGACCCGATTAACCGCGGGTATCATCATGGTAAGTTGACCTTCCGTGGGCTGTATGCCTTCAGCGAAAACTACGTCCTGCCCCTCTCACACGATGAAGTTGTCCACGGAAAAGCATCCCTGCTGGCAAAAATGCCGGGAGATGATTGGCAAAAATTTGCCAATCTGCGATTGTTATTTACTTACATGTTCGCCGCCCCAGGCAAGAAATTGTTATTCATGGGCGGCGAATTCGGGCAATGGCACGAGTGGCAACACGATGAAGAGCTGAATTGGGGTCTCCTGGATTTTGCCCGGCATCATCAGCTGCTCAAACTGGTTGCCGAATTAAACCGCCTGTATTCCGAGTACCCAGCCCTTTATCAGCTGGATACGGCACCCGAAGGCTTTAAGTGGCTGGTTCCTGACGACTCCGTTTCCAGTGTCATCATCTTCATGCGCCTGGGCCAAGCCTCAGAGAATCCATTAATCGTCGCTCTAAACATGACTCCGGTAACCCGCCAGGGTTATCGGGCAACGTTGCCGGAGGCGGGTCGCTGGCAAGTCATCTTTTCCAGCGACGCTGTCTGCTACGGAGGTTCAGGAATGCCGGTTCCAGAAATATTTAATACCTTCCCTGAACATGAAACCCAGATTCTTTCCCTTGATTTACCGCCCTTGGGAGGCCTTATACTGGCCCCGGTAACATCGGATTGA
- a CDS encoding ferredoxin, translating to MVYIFVDNARCDGCMLCLAACNRDGLMLTDSGITHDRSCDCLDCRKCEYICARGAITWGYEVTEAGCRNIK from the coding sequence ATGGTGTATATTTTTGTTGACAATGCCCGATGTGACGGATGCATGCTTTGTCTGGCTGCCTGTAATCGGGACGGTTTGATGTTGACGGACAGCGGAATTACCCATGACCGCAGTTGTGATTGTCTGGATTGCCGTAAGTGCGAGTACATCTGTGCCCGGGGTGCCATTACTTGGGGCTATGAGGTAACCGAAGCCGGTTGCCGTAATATCAAATAG
- a CDS encoding DUF3536 domain-containing protein encodes MNERYLCIHGHFYQPPRENPWLETIETEESAAPYHNWNERITDECYAANLNARILDNQGRIIRIVNNYTDLSFNFGPTLLSWMQTNHPRLYSGLTKPSLSNNHPGNPIAQPYNHQIMPLADHRDKRTQVIWGIADFRHRFGHHPEGMWLPETAVDLKTLEIMASQGIKYTILASHQAGRFKPPGGEWQELPDGINTSRLYRCALPSGGHINIAFFHPQLSRDVAFGNLLRNGDNFTNRILESFQSTTDTPELITIATDGETFGHHHRFGEMALAYAVDKLKQTGIRVTSIAEYLALNPPDHEVEILENTSWSCDHGIERWRSGCCCSTGKHPLWNQRWRAPLRQAMELLRDRLNPLFESEAVKLLSDPWAARDDYCRVIVNRSSENIVNFFNQWAIRPLSAVETSQALKLLELQRTLMACFTSCGWFFDDIGGLESILVLRQAGRALELSKNLFGTSPETSFLTILETAVSNRPEWGTGRDIYLRNVPPLFVGLEKIAAHFALTSIFENPGPTTNIFNFRVDNTGIRFYGAGSGRGSVGDVVITSLTTGERQRFVFTAFLTGNLLQAGIKTFTTENDYDALAQYAADLVKNNFGINQIQNFLTTEFPGNTYRPADLSPDMQRQIIGKLLADALTDAEESYLQIFNRTRSVMKSGTDLGLKAPALFTAAAERALNSRLVAELKGHNINIPALESVLNEISSWKLNLDLVPLTESLTRYLERLLVATPDEPTLDNFVALLDMFENQGVLPDVQQLQNSLHQLRLETYPRLKDDPASASWVAAFHRLAARLNYFVH; translated from the coding sequence ATGAACGAAAGATACTTATGCATCCACGGCCATTTTTATCAGCCGCCACGGGAAAATCCATGGCTGGAAACGATAGAAACTGAGGAGTCCGCCGCCCCGTATCACAATTGGAATGAACGCATTACCGATGAATGTTACGCCGCAAATCTAAATGCCCGAATACTAGACAATCAGGGGCGTATTATCCGCATCGTCAATAATTACACCGACTTGAGTTTCAATTTCGGGCCTACCCTGCTGTCATGGATGCAAACAAACCATCCCAGGCTATATTCCGGTTTGACCAAGCCAAGTCTATCCAACAACCACCCGGGAAATCCGATCGCTCAGCCTTATAACCACCAGATTATGCCGCTGGCTGACCACCGTGATAAGCGCACACAGGTGATATGGGGGATTGCTGACTTTCGTCACCGGTTTGGTCATCACCCAGAAGGAATGTGGTTGCCGGAAACAGCAGTTGACTTAAAGACATTGGAAATCATGGCCTCGCAAGGTATTAAATACACCATTCTCGCTTCGCACCAGGCCGGCCGTTTCAAACCACCCGGCGGTGAGTGGCAAGAATTACCTGACGGTATCAATACCTCACGGTTATATCGTTGCGCTCTCCCTTCCGGAGGTCACATCAATATTGCCTTTTTCCACCCTCAGCTTTCACGGGATGTCGCTTTCGGAAATTTATTGCGGAATGGTGACAACTTCACTAACCGGATACTGGAGTCTTTCCAGTCAACCACAGATACCCCCGAACTTATCACCATTGCCACAGACGGTGAAACCTTCGGTCATCATCACCGTTTCGGAGAAATGGCTCTGGCTTACGCGGTGGACAAACTGAAACAAACCGGCATCCGGGTCACCAGTATCGCGGAGTATCTGGCTTTAAACCCTCCGGATCATGAGGTGGAAATACTGGAAAACACCTCCTGGAGTTGTGACCACGGCATTGAGCGCTGGCGTTCCGGTTGTTGTTGTTCTACTGGAAAACACCCTCTTTGGAACCAGCGTTGGCGTGCCCCGTTACGTCAAGCTATGGAACTGCTCCGAGATCGTCTAAACCCCCTATTTGAATCTGAAGCCGTAAAATTATTGTCCGACCCGTGGGCAGCCCGTGACGACTACTGCCGGGTCATCGTGAACCGCAGCTCCGAAAATATCGTGAATTTCTTCAATCAATGGGCCATCCGTCCTCTTTCCGCGGTTGAAACATCACAAGCGTTGAAACTGTTGGAACTCCAGCGAACGTTAATGGCATGCTTTACCAGTTGCGGCTGGTTCTTTGACGATATCGGCGGTCTGGAATCCATACTGGTACTCAGACAGGCCGGCCGGGCCTTGGAGTTGTCAAAAAACCTATTCGGCACATCCCCGGAAACTTCTTTTCTGACAATCCTTGAAACTGCCGTTTCCAATCGGCCGGAATGGGGCACCGGACGAGATATCTATCTGAGAAACGTCCCTCCGTTATTTGTCGGGTTAGAAAAAATCGCCGCCCATTTTGCCTTGACCAGTATTTTTGAAAATCCCGGGCCAACTACGAATATCTTTAACTTTAGAGTAGATAATACCGGCATCAGGTTTTATGGTGCTGGATCAGGCCGCGGTTCCGTGGGTGACGTCGTTATCACCTCACTAACGACGGGTGAGCGCCAACGGTTTGTGTTCACCGCATTCTTAACCGGAAATCTTCTTCAGGCTGGAATAAAAACCTTTACCACCGAAAATGATTATGATGCTTTGGCACAATATGCTGCCGATTTAGTCAAAAACAATTTTGGAATCAATCAGATTCAGAATTTTCTGACAACAGAGTTTCCAGGAAATACTTACCGTCCGGCCGATTTGTCACCGGATATGCAACGCCAAATCATCGGTAAACTTCTGGCCGATGCTTTGACCGACGCCGAAGAGTCATATCTGCAAATCTTCAATCGTACCCGTTCCGTGATGAAATCCGGCACTGACCTCGGCCTGAAAGCCCCGGCTCTTTTTACCGCCGCCGCGGAAAGAGCCCTCAACTCGAGGCTTGTAGCGGAGTTAAAAGGCCATAACATAAACATACCCGCACTAGAGTCGGTTCTTAATGAAATCTCATCATGGAAGCTCAATCTGGACCTGGTTCCCCTGACGGAAAGCCTGACCAGGTATTTAGAAAGATTACTGGTTGCCACACCGGATGAGCCCACGCTGGACAACTTCGTCGCCCTACTGGATATGTTTGAAAACCAGGGGGTTTTACCTGATGTCCAGCAATTACAGAATAGCCTCCATCAACTGCGGTTAGAAACCTACCCCCGGCTAAAGGACGACCCTGCGTCAGCCTCATGGGTGGCTGCTTTCCATCGTCTGGCGGCCCGATTGAATTATTTCGTTCATTGA
- a CDS encoding glycosyltransferase family 2 protein has translation MKNSKLHLSIIIPTYNEVANIHPLLERIHIALKSYPYDVLIVDDNSPDGTAAEVGRLAADFPVTVVVRTDKRGLASAVVDGFSLAQGQLLAVMDADLQHPPEVMADLLTACQNGADLTIASRYIPGGSVGNWSAFRRFISSGAGWLAHLLLPQTRSVKDPMSGCFLFRREILQGTSLSPVGYKILLEILCLSNTQQIKEVPYRFENRRAGQTKLSLLTQGDYLRHLFSLMRRSGEHKRIIIFIAVGASGSIVNLSILALLTENGLLPYLASGAVAFETAVIWNFILNDRFTFKGRVTTGSNYIGRLARFNLVSLGGLVIYLGILGLLTETTGFHYIISAAIGIIAAFGWNFLSNSWWTWR, from the coding sequence ATGAAGAACTCCAAACTACATCTCAGCATTATTATCCCGACATACAATGAAGTGGCTAACATCCACCCCCTTTTGGAACGCATTCATATCGCCTTGAAAAGCTACCCTTACGATGTTTTGATCGTTGACGACAATAGTCCTGACGGCACCGCGGCTGAAGTCGGCCGACTTGCCGCCGATTTCCCGGTAACTGTCGTGGTCCGAACCGACAAAAGAGGATTGGCTTCCGCCGTGGTTGATGGTTTTTCGCTAGCCCAGGGTCAACTGCTGGCGGTTATGGACGCCGACCTGCAGCACCCGCCGGAAGTCATGGCTGATTTGCTAACTGCCTGCCAAAATGGGGCAGACCTGACTATCGCAAGCCGATATATTCCGGGCGGCAGTGTCGGTAACTGGTCGGCGTTTCGACGTTTCATTTCCTCCGGAGCCGGCTGGTTGGCGCATTTGTTGTTGCCGCAGACCCGCTCCGTCAAGGACCCCATGAGCGGTTGCTTTCTGTTCCGCCGGGAAATACTCCAAGGTACCAGTCTTAGTCCAGTAGGTTATAAGATCCTACTGGAGATACTGTGTCTGTCCAATACCCAACAAATCAAGGAAGTGCCATACCGTTTTGAGAACCGGCGTGCCGGTCAGACCAAACTCTCATTACTGACCCAGGGTGACTATCTTCGCCACCTGTTCAGCCTGATGCGCCGTTCGGGGGAACATAAGCGGATTATTATATTTATTGCGGTCGGCGCCAGCGGCTCAATTGTCAATTTGTCCATCCTCGCTCTACTGACTGAAAACGGACTATTACCCTATCTGGCCTCGGGTGCGGTCGCCTTTGAAACTGCGGTTATCTGGAATTTTATACTGAATGACCGATTCACCTTCAAAGGCCGCGTCACAACTGGCTCAAATTATATCGGACGCCTGGCACGTTTCAACCTGGTCAGTCTGGGCGGGTTGGTTATCTACCTGGGGATACTGGGATTACTGACCGAAACTACCGGATTTCACTATATTATTTCGGCGGCAATCGGTATCATTGCTGCCTTTGGCTGGAACTTTCTGTCTAACAGCTGGTGGACCTGGCGCTAA
- a CDS encoding Crp/Fnr family transcriptional regulator: MSNTTIPKNKIALPVIGRRELLMKSPYFAGLSEENLLRVEEMMREEHFDRDHFIFTEGDDNHYLYLTASGAVKVFGTSADGKEQILSLARPGDSFNDVAAFDGRLSPAGAQALTPVILYRLSGPELLSRSCSYGALAANIIRALGQRIRELGDLVSDLSFRPVAGRLAKLLLEQLPHSGSVKLTQRDMASMAGTAREVVARALKSMEDDGILRIERQHIIILKRDVLEKMAA; the protein is encoded by the coding sequence ATGTCAAATACGACTATTCCCAAGAACAAGATTGCTCTACCGGTTATCGGACGACGGGAACTGTTGATGAAAAGTCCGTATTTTGCGGGCTTATCGGAGGAAAACCTGTTACGCGTTGAAGAGATGATGCGTGAGGAGCACTTTGACCGGGACCATTTTATCTTTACTGAAGGTGATGATAATCATTACCTTTACCTCACTGCCAGTGGGGCGGTTAAAGTTTTTGGAACATCGGCGGATGGCAAGGAGCAAATTCTCTCCCTGGCCCGACCAGGTGACAGCTTTAATGATGTTGCGGCCTTTGACGGACGTTTATCACCGGCGGGCGCCCAGGCATTGACCCCGGTGATACTTTACCGGCTCAGCGGTCCTGAGTTGTTATCCCGTTCCTGTAGTTATGGTGCGTTGGCGGCGAATATTATCCGCGCTTTGGGCCAGCGAATCCGGGAGTTAGGTGACCTGGTGTCTGACCTCTCCTTTAGGCCGGTAGCGGGTCGTCTGGCGAAATTACTACTGGAGCAGCTACCCCACTCAGGCTCGGTTAAACTCACTCAACGTGATATGGCATCTATGGCTGGAACCGCGCGCGAAGTGGTAGCCAGAGCACTAAAGAGCATGGAAGATGACGGAATACTCAGAATTGAACGTCAACATATCATTATATTGAAGCGGGACGTTCTGGAGAAAATGGCGGCCTGA
- the glgP gene encoding alpha-glucan family phosphorylase codes for MPVRINQLADLSANLWWSWHRDARDMFNKIDRRLWQVTGHNPVKMLYDINPGRLEILATDPEFLEIYDDVIASFGAEISGSDAWLAREAKTSLSRPVAYFSMEFAVHNSLPIYAGGLGVLAGDTCKEASDLGIPFVGVGFMYPEGYFHQRISEDGWQTEDYLLLDFERAPISRVCTADGQRLLLNLSVGDRQVYVAAWQVLAGSSKLYLLDTNVPENDLEDRGLSARLYSPGKEMRLQQEYLLGFGGVMLLRALGIEPAVWHCNEGHTAFLLIARLKEYMTAGHSRIEAEELVRRCSVFTTHTPVPAGHDVFELGLIDRYFSWLWNKLGITREELISLGQVPGGQDFNMTVLGLKLAASANGVSQVHGEVSRNMWRSLYPGRTAAEVPIRHITNGVHIPTWVAPEIARLYEEYVDKEWYRRQDDAGLWESRVPLIPDEELWHTHQGRKQRLLHYIRERVRRDWKAGVDSAPRLAAMGAMLDPEVLTVGFVRRFVEYKRPTLLFRDLEQLKELIRDSQRPVQFIFAGKSHPADSMAKELIHRVYTQAKENDFEGRLCFVEDYDLHLAHYLVQGVDVWLNSPRRWLEASGTSGMKAAVNGVPNLSVRDGWWHEGFNGKNGWAIGDISKPESVDEEDALDAGALLYVLKELVVPKYYDRNLEDIPLKWMAVVKESVSTVLPHFAAARMMKEYTREMYLPLI; via the coding sequence TTGCCTGTTAGAATTAATCAATTGGCTGATTTATCAGCCAATTTGTGGTGGAGCTGGCATCGTGACGCAAGGGATATGTTTAATAAAATTGACCGGCGGTTGTGGCAGGTAACGGGTCATAATCCAGTAAAAATGCTGTATGATATAAATCCGGGACGGCTGGAAATTTTGGCCACAGATCCTGAGTTTTTAGAAATTTACGATGACGTAATTGCATCATTCGGGGCTGAAATCAGCGGCAGCGATGCCTGGTTAGCCCGGGAAGCCAAAACATCATTGAGCAGGCCGGTGGCCTATTTTTCCATGGAGTTCGCAGTTCATAACTCTTTGCCGATCTACGCCGGAGGGTTGGGCGTTCTGGCGGGGGACACCTGCAAAGAAGCTTCAGATCTGGGAATCCCCTTTGTCGGAGTGGGATTCATGTATCCCGAAGGCTATTTTCATCAACGTATCAGTGAAGACGGGTGGCAGACCGAAGATTATCTTTTGCTTGATTTTGAACGTGCCCCAATCAGCCGTGTTTGTACGGCGGACGGCCAGCGTTTATTGTTGAATCTTTCGGTCGGCGATAGGCAGGTTTATGTGGCTGCCTGGCAGGTACTGGCGGGCAGCAGTAAGCTTTATCTTCTGGATACCAATGTGCCGGAAAATGATTTGGAGGACCGGGGACTTTCAGCCCGGCTTTACAGCCCGGGTAAAGAGATGCGCTTGCAGCAGGAATATCTGTTGGGTTTCGGCGGTGTCATGCTGTTGCGGGCATTGGGGATTGAACCTGCTGTATGGCACTGTAACGAAGGCCATACAGCCTTTTTACTGATTGCGCGGTTGAAAGAATATATGACAGCGGGGCACTCCAGGATTGAAGCCGAAGAGTTGGTGCGGCGGTGCTCGGTGTTTACGACTCATACGCCTGTTCCTGCCGGGCATGATGTTTTTGAACTTGGCTTGATTGATCGCTACTTCTCATGGTTGTGGAATAAACTCGGAATAACCCGCGAAGAATTAATATCATTGGGACAGGTTCCCGGCGGACAGGATTTCAACATGACTGTGCTGGGATTAAAATTGGCAGCCAGCGCGAATGGTGTCAGTCAGGTTCACGGCGAAGTCAGCCGAAACATGTGGCGAAGCCTGTATCCGGGTCGGACCGCAGCTGAAGTACCAATCAGGCATATTACCAATGGGGTGCATATCCCCACCTGGGTGGCACCTGAGATCGCCCGTCTATATGAGGAATATGTTGATAAGGAATGGTATCGGCGACAGGATGACGCAGGGTTATGGGAGTCGCGGGTTCCGTTGATACCTGATGAAGAATTGTGGCATACGCATCAAGGGCGTAAACAAAGATTACTGCATTATATCCGGGAAAGGGTGCGTCGCGATTGGAAGGCCGGTGTTGATTCCGCCCCCAGACTGGCAGCCATGGGGGCTATGCTGGATCCGGAGGTACTTACGGTTGGTTTCGTCAGGCGTTTCGTTGAATATAAGCGACCGACCTTGTTGTTTCGTGATCTTGAACAGCTCAAGGAGTTGATTCGTGATTCCCAGCGCCCGGTCCAATTTATTTTTGCCGGCAAATCTCATCCAGCGGACTCCATGGCCAAGGAATTGATACATCGGGTTTATACTCAAGCCAAAGAGAATGATTTTGAAGGACGCCTCTGTTTCGTTGAAGATTATGATCTTCACCTGGCCCATTATCTGGTTCAGGGCGTAGATGTCTGGTTAAATAGCCCCCGGCGCTGGTTGGAAGCTTCCGGTACCTCGGGGATGAAAGCTGCGGTCAACGGGGTGCCGAATTTATCAGTCCGGGATGGCTGGTGGCACGAAGGATTCAATGGGAAAAACGGCTGGGCGATAGGAGATATCTCCAAGCCCGAAAGCGTTGATGAAGAAGACGCACTGGATGCCGGTGCTCTTTTGTATGTCCTTAAAGAACTTGTGGTACCGAAGTATTATGACCGAAATTTGGAGGATATTCCGTTAAAGTGGATGGCGGTTGTGAAGGAATCCGTCAGTACCGTACTGCCGCATTTTGCAGCCGCCAGAATGATGAAGGAATACACTCGTGAAATGTATCTGCCGCTAATTTAG
- the malQ gene encoding 4-alpha-glucanotransferase, whose translation MDNNTSHSSSLDNGITSLANECGILPGYLDMTGQTVVPSADSVLALARSMDVQVNDISEASGAAEKLKENRCRRVIEPVLTAWSGQLNFLTVKTTSVEGSINACLTLENGEVRRYVWNDVNQFCKSSGQSADYLKLELPFTEVLPWGYHQMCLDIGGTNTASLIISAPFDAFTYNETQKPWGLFCPLYALRSSINWGIGDLGDLRRLTRFCSDLGGEIIALLPLLPVFLREHFNPSPYSPVSREFWNELYIEPAIIPELSDCPEAVSLLHSVDFQQKLSYSRSTKTVDYHLVGELKRSLLEILAEDFFHLRPEPRWTQFTDHVAANPDMELYARFRAFSEEHRTPWPDWPQRQQSGLIEETDCCPETLNYYRYSQFVIQTQLADTITTIHQTGQALYLDLPLGVHPDGFDAWRDQTEYLPNVSVGAPPDPAFPSGQDWGFKPPHPIRQRENGYRSFIKALRHHLKFSGALRLDHIMGLHRLFCIPSGKAPSEGVYLRYNAEEIYAILCLESRRHNTVIIGEDLGLVPPEVRPMMDHHRIHRSYIAQYEIVGGAENTVPASPRFSAAALNTHDLPPFAAFWNSEDIPERLALGVLTPERAEVETALRLNGKNRLLKELAASGLATDLEGVPAGRIGKAVMEILAQSPAPLLLINLADLWDEHQSQNIPGTTDQRANWRIKTALSLEKLEQNAGIRSFLMKINEMRKSN comes from the coding sequence ATGGACAATAACACCAGTCATTCAAGTTCATTGGACAACGGTATCACTTCACTGGCTAACGAATGCGGCATCCTGCCCGGTTATTTGGATATGACGGGACAGACCGTTGTTCCCAGTGCGGATTCCGTGCTGGCGCTGGCCCGGTCAATGGACGTGCAAGTAAACGATATTTCCGAAGCCTCAGGAGCAGCCGAAAAACTTAAGGAAAATCGCTGCCGGAGAGTGATTGAGCCGGTACTCACCGCCTGGTCTGGGCAACTGAATTTCCTTACGGTAAAAACAACCTCAGTTGAAGGCTCCATAAATGCCTGTTTAACATTGGAAAACGGTGAAGTCAGACGTTACGTTTGGAACGACGTCAATCAGTTCTGCAAATCATCAGGCCAATCCGCGGATTATCTTAAGCTTGAGTTGCCTTTCACGGAGGTATTACCGTGGGGCTATCACCAAATGTGCCTTGACATTGGAGGCACGAATACGGCCAGTCTGATCATTTCAGCTCCTTTCGACGCCTTCACTTATAACGAAACCCAAAAACCCTGGGGATTGTTTTGTCCATTATATGCATTGCGTTCCAGTATAAATTGGGGCATTGGCGACCTCGGTGATTTACGCCGTCTGACCCGGTTCTGTTCAGACTTAGGAGGCGAAATAATCGCGCTCTTGCCGTTGTTACCGGTATTCCTTAGAGAACACTTTAATCCCAGCCCCTATTCACCGGTAAGCCGTGAATTCTGGAATGAGCTATATATTGAGCCTGCAATAATCCCTGAATTATCCGACTGCCCGGAAGCGGTATCATTATTACACTCCGTTGATTTTCAACAAAAGCTGAGTTATTCAAGAAGCACCAAAACCGTCGATTACCACCTGGTCGGTGAACTCAAGCGATCATTGCTGGAAATACTCGCAGAAGATTTTTTTCACCTGCGTCCGGAACCTCGCTGGACACAATTCACAGACCACGTTGCTGCCAATCCCGATATGGAGCTCTACGCCCGCTTCCGCGCTTTCTCAGAAGAACACCGCACTCCGTGGCCGGATTGGCCCCAAAGACAGCAATCAGGCTTAATTGAGGAAACAGATTGCTGCCCCGAAACACTGAATTATTACCGCTACAGCCAGTTTGTTATTCAAACTCAACTGGCAGACACCATTACGACAATTCACCAGACGGGTCAGGCGCTATATCTTGACCTGCCGTTAGGAGTCCATCCGGATGGATTTGATGCCTGGCGGGATCAAACAGAGTACCTACCGAACGTATCGGTTGGCGCACCCCCCGATCCGGCTTTCCCCAGCGGACAGGACTGGGGATTCAAACCACCTCACCCGATTCGGCAACGGGAAAACGGCTACCGTTCTTTTATCAAAGCTTTGCGCCACCATCTGAAATTTTCCGGCGCTTTGAGACTTGACCACATCATGGGTTTGCATCGGCTGTTTTGTATCCCATCAGGTAAAGCACCTTCGGAAGGAGTGTATCTTAGATATAATGCCGAAGAGATTTATGCTATTCTGTGTTTGGAGAGTCGGCGGCACAATACCGTTATAATCGGCGAAGATTTAGGCTTGGTGCCGCCCGAGGTCAGACCGATGATGGACCATCACCGCATTCACCGGAGTTATATCGCCCAGTATGAAATAGTCGGAGGCGCCGAAAACACTGTTCCGGCCTCGCCGCGATTTTCGGCAGCCGCTTTGAACACCCATGATCTGCCTCCATTTGCGGCCTTTTGGAATTCAGAAGATATACCGGAACGTTTGGCACTCGGCGTCCTGACACCAGAACGAGCTGAAGTTGAAACAGCCCTTCGTCTCAACGGCAAAAACAGACTCCTAAAGGAGCTTGCAGCCAGTGGTTTGGCGACTGACCTGGAGGGAGTGCCGGCGGGTCGTATCGGCAAAGCGGTTATGGAAATATTAGCTCAAAGCCCCGCGCCGTTGCTCCTGATTAACCTGGCCGATCTCTGGGACGAGCATCAATCCCAAAATATCCCGGGTACCACCGACCAGCGGGCTAATTGGAGAATTAAAACCGCCCTCTCCCTGGAAAAGTTGGAACAAAATGCCGGTATCAGAAGTTTCCTGATGAAAATAAACGAAATGCGGAAGTCTAACTAA